One stretch of Rattus norvegicus strain BN/NHsdMcwi chromosome 12, GRCr8, whole genome shotgun sequence DNA includes these proteins:
- the Lrcol1 gene encoding leucine-rich colipase-like protein 1 precursor translates to MSVMVRTLLLLLLLLLLLLLWAVPTFQNDNVKVVSAYKGIGEMCQYNSECQSNCCVTNSLNPQKFCTPQTVFLQCVPWRKPNGYLCEEKTECHSNCCIRTSNNPDKFCSAKSIFLQCVSWRKPEGEVCQTHSECWSLCCLPLSENSLPHCTKRTGLLALCLPV, encoded by the exons ATGTCTGTCATGGTGAggacgctgctgctgctgctgctgctgctgctgctcctgctgctctggGCTGTGCCCACATTCCAGAATGACAACGTAAAGGTGGTTTCAGCCTACAAG GGGATCGGAGAGATGTGTCAATACAATTCTGAGTGTCAGAGCAACTGCTGTGTCACCAACAGCCTGAACCCACAGAAATTCTGCACCCCCCAGACGGTGTTTTTGCAATGTGTGCCCTGGAGGAAG CCAAATGGGTACCTCTGTGAAGAAAAGACAGAATGCCACAGCAACTGTTGCATCAGGACTAGCAACAACCCAGACAAGTTCTGCTCAGCAAAGTCCATCTTCTTGCAGTGTGTGTCTTGGCGCAAG CCTGAAGGAGAAGTATGCCAAACCCACTCTGAATGCTGGAGCCTGTGCTGCCTCCCGCTGAGCGAGAACAGCCTTCCCCACTGCACAAAGCGCACCGGGCTCCTGGCCCTCTGCCTGCCCGTG TGA